One Vanacampus margaritifer isolate UIUO_Vmar chromosome 20, RoL_Vmar_1.0, whole genome shotgun sequence DNA window includes the following coding sequences:
- the zeb1b gene encoding zinc finger E-box-binding homeobox 1b — protein MADGPRCKRRKQANPRRNNVTNYNNVVEAGTDSDDEDKLHIVEEEGSLADGADCDSTLPDDEHPREHWDRVKEDCVSDGEDDMSTDALVEEMLQQGDTAVIYPEAPEEELQRHGTPDASIHDENGTPDSFSQLLTCPYCSRGYKRYSSLKEHIKYRHEKTEECFSCPECSYTFAHRAQLERHMTAHKPGRDQRHIAQSGGNRKFKCTECGKAFKYKHHLKEHLRIHSGEKPYECSNCKKRFSHSGSYSSHISSKKCISLISVNGRQRLGNNKTQTQVQTPILSTSPSVLRTQTRDKLEHSKPLQEQLPLNQIKSEPMDYEYKPTVMTSPAMAGMNGGVYSGGAAAPLQGTVQAVVLPTVGLVSPISINIADLQNALKVAVDGNVIRQVLESSAKGQGQASLGLTTGTLHPSQQQIISAISLPIVGQDGNAKIIINYNLDPSQAQLTAQNLKKEHEPFSTTQPTTESFKGQKLPEDLTIRSMRAADAKEEDITTKTCLLCDDCPAGMEGLHALKHCKKESLKLNGESGVAALLSEGGLPNQPKNLLSLLKAYFALNAEPTKDELAKISDSVSLPIHVVKKWFDKMQEGQISLGAPTPPSEEEDACDSNNVVSLIQGKGMASMSPSVTQDSPTEATPAEVNGSTSSPASPLPLNLRGDGLLQDRPPHSTDAPLDLSLPKPDKEETEVVKSRNYPSPSSVRTNLEEPLNLTCTKKDASPRSCKGSSPAALYASPPSAKPLSIVTTQLPTLVAFADQNRMQCLRALTTINKQTILIPQLAYTYTTTASSPAGTETQETIHLNGIKEEKQDTSSEGMSAVEEHNDSDSGPLRKKMKKTESGMYACDLCDKIFQKSSSLLRHKYEHTGKRPHECSICTKAFKHKHHLIEHMRLHSGEKPYQCDKCGKRFSHSGSYSQHMNHRYSYCKKEAQGQGGGRDSPEEDALNRVRGANLAPFQMDSDERGSSAREDEESEDFEEEEEESAVDMDDIQVVQVEDEGGDDEDEEEKTAGMREEGGADTRQEHGEEGDEAMDGEGGVTRERGGEEEEEVMGESGGDADEDERQEKGESD, from the exons TGACCAACTACAATAATGTGGTGGAGGCTGGCACAGACTCAGACGACGAGGACAAGTTGCACATCGTGGAGGAGGAAGGCAGCCTGGCGGACGGGGCGGACTGCGACAGCACCCTACCAGACGACGAGCACCCCAGGGAGCACTGGGATCGAG TGAAAGAGGACTGCGTGTCAGACGGCGAGGATGACATGAGCACAGACGCCCTGGTGGAGGAGATGCTTCAGCAAGGGGACACGGCCGTCATTTACCCGGAAGCCCCGGAGGAGGAGCTGCAACGCCACGGCACCCCCGACGCCAGCATTCACGATGAAAACG GAACTCCCGATTCCTTCTCTCAGCTGCTCACCTGCCCCTACTGTTCGCGGGGCTACAAGCGTTACAGCTCCCTGAAGGAGCACATCAAGTACCGGCACGAAAAGACCGAAGAATGCTTCAGCTGCCCCGAGTGCAGCTACACTTTTGCACATCGCGCACAACTGGAGAGACACATGACGGCCCACAAGCCAGGAAGGGATCAG AGACACATCGCACAGTCGGGAGGCAATCGCAAATTCAAGTGCACTGAATGTGGCAAAGCGTTTAAGTATAAGCACCATCTCAAGGAGCACCTACGCATTCACAGTG GGGAAAAACCCTACGAGTGTTCCAACTGCAAGAAGCGGTTCTCCCATTCGGGCTCTTACAGCTCGCACATCAGCAGCAAGAAGTGCATCAGCCTCATCTCGGTCAATGGCAGACAACGGCTGGGCAACAACAAAACCCAGACCCAGGTTCAGACTCCAATCCTTTCCACGTCGCCATCTGTCCTGCGCACGCAGACCAGAGACAAGCTGGAGCACAGCAAGCCCCTGCAAGAGCAGCTGCCCCTCAACCAGATCAAAAGCGAGCCTATGGACTATGAATACAAGCCCACGGTGATGACCTCGCCAGCTATGGCTGGCATGAATGGTGGAGTTTACAGCGGTGGGGCCGCGGCCCCTCTGCAAGGGACAGTGCAAGCTGTCGTCCTGCCCACCGTGGGACTGGTATCGCCAATCAGCATCAATATAGCGGATCTGCAGAATGCCCTCAAAGTGGCCGTGGACGGTAATGTTATTCGGCAAGTCCTGGAAAGCAGCGCCAAAGGTCAGGGGCAGGCCAGCTTGGGGTTAACCACTGGAACGCTCCACCCCTCCCAGCAGCAGATCATCTCAGCCATCAGTTTGCCTATTGTGGGTCAGGATGGAAATGCAAAAATTATCATAAACTACAATTTAGACCCCAGTCAGGCCCAGCTCACAGCGCAAAACCTTAAGAAAGAGCATGAGCCCTTCTCAACCACTCAGCCAACCACAGAGTCTTTCAAGGGTCAGAAACTTCCTGAAGATCTGACCATCAGGAGTATGAGGGCCGCCGATGCAAAAGAAGAGGATATAACCACTAAAACGTGTCTCCTGTGTGACGATTGTCCCGCCGGGATGGAAGGACTCCATGCCCTCAAACACTGCAAGAAAGAAAGTCTCAAACTCAACGGAGAGTCTGGCGTCGCTGCCCTGTTGTCAGAGGGAGGACTTCCCAACCAGCCTAAGAACCTCTTGTCCCTGCTTAAGGCCTACTTTGCCTTAAACGCGGAGCCCACCAAGGACGAGCTGGCCAAGATCTCCGACTCAGTCAGCCTACCGATTCACGTTGTCAAAAAGTGGTTTGACAAAATGCAGGAGGGTCAAATATCATTAGGTGCCCCGACACCTCCTTCCGAGGAAGAGGATGCCTGTGATAGCAACAACGTGGTCTCTCTGATCCAGGGGAAGGGGATGGCCTCAATGAGTCCTTCGGTGACCCAGGATAGTCCAACAGAAGCAACCCCAGCGGAGGTCAACGGCTCCACCAGCTCTCCGGCCTCTCCTTTACCACTAAACCTGAGAGGTGATGGTCTCCTTCAAGACCGGCCCCCTCATAGCACTGATGCACCACTAGACTTGTCCCTGCCAAAGCCCGACAAAGAGGAAACTGAGGTTGTAAAATCCCGCAATTACCCCTCGCCTTCCTCTGTCCGTACCAACCTGGAAGAACCTTTGAACTTAACTTGCACAAAGAAAGATGCGTCGCCGCGCTCATGTAAGGGCTCCAGCCCTGCCGCACTGTACGCCAGCCCGCCAAGTGCCAAACCCCTCAGTATTGTGACCACTCAACTCCCCACGCTGGTGGCCTTTGCCGACCAGAACCGTATGCAATGTCTAAGGGCACTTACCACCATCAACAAACAGACTATCCTGATCCCTCAGCTGGCTTACACCTACACCACCACAGCCAGCAGCCCTGCTGGAACCGAGACGCAGGAAACCATCCACCTCAACGGGATCAAG GAAGAGAAGCAGGACACGAGCTCGGAGGGCATGTCCGCCGTGGAGGAACACAACGACTCGGACTCGGGGCCTCTgcggaagaagatgaagaagacggAGAGCGGCATGTACGCCTGCGACCTGTGCGACAAGATCTTCCAGAAGAGCAGCTCGCTGCTCAGACACAAATACGAGCACACAG GGAAACGACCACACGAGTGCAGCATTTGCACCAAGGCTTTCAAACACAAACACCACTTAATCGAACACATGCGCCTCCACTCCGGGGAGAAGCCCTACCAGTGCGACAAGTGCGGCAAACGCTTCTCCCACTCGGGCTCGTACTCCCAGCACATGAACCATCGCTACTCTTATTGCAAGAAGGAGGCTCAGGGCCAAGGCGGAGGCAGGGACAGCCCGGAGGAGGACGCCCTGAACCGGGTGCGGGGCGCCAACCTCGCTCCCTTCCAGATGGACTCGGACGAGCGAGGGAGCAGCGCCCGAGAGGACGAGGAAAGCGAAGActtcgaggaggaggaggaggaaagcgCGGTGGACATGGACGACATCCAGGTGGTGCAGGTAGAGGACGAAGGAGGGgacgacgaggacgaggaggagaagACGGCCGGGATgcgggaggaggggggggcCGACACGAGACAAGAACACGGAGAAGAGGGCGACGAGGCGATGGATGGAGAAGGCGGCGTGACACGGGagcgaggaggagaagaagaggaggaggtcaTGGGAGAGAGCGGGGGCGACGCGGACGAAGATGAGAGGCAGGAGAAAGGAGAGAGTGACTAA